Proteins encoded together in one Porites lutea chromosome 2, jaPorLute2.1, whole genome shotgun sequence window:
- the LOC140927152 gene encoding uncharacterized protein isoform X2: MVEEKIKEVEEITAEKEELESDIQNTLQKLWAKETELHNQRESSVENEKRLLDSLKQEKAHSQQLEIQVQLLTNQNEMLQEQVFQLEHKLSVAKEHAANAEHKLPLECTNESLRTVTLGLMDQIADGTPAHDQNKTRRCSADMLSSPISENASYYSSSSEKYSDRADGEQDDLSEEFKAMTLREQDNCLQGEMKTVTLSIEDLWHKITDADFKFHDKTTFVRKDSKSLLRDIYRAYCKEKSKVVDLNEQNARQLRHLEEVQEALCVTEGRIQRIWVNFSLHEEKDEEIHGPWTNGDPKTEVTEGSLERIESLLSRYKATLEENQDLKRLSVSYEDKLSELKGLVAKLRQEVGEISKELEIKCARWEELRLSMNKIIEDKDIEIEILKEQLQEKEKREKQINIEDYDAGMGTKCPDEILEKLLRSKENDLDAHKRKHESEELGLQEEIRDLRETLEKVSRGKNDLQEYCNLLKEALQTSELESNAVLEREKSLKESIEQGKKREEKLYLVARELYEEVQIEKHEAFSHEATSAALFEKVKCLEMAIQANEQERQVDKKNLKNSKETEQYLQCSLQQALAELFELKAKHDTVPEEGKDRPAAEHRDEQQRLLLERLEEVGTVLRSTLEKAVRDLQENVLRVDEFCEENKRLRKEVNQSKMTSNALKKSNLRLEASLQAMKDNLLDEVKAKKELEVLLVKSNDKWEPKQTECKYNQSFDEQFTSSQLPGIREADTSDTFASTSESCLQSQKKSGKLKGFGKRKLIPKAISKHLSSSSSNFEKSPRCDILEKTEITEREQRLRNILMTVQRDKEELEQDVESLSDELQRAKAQLQNYENLNENMREEANRNVRETLEIKKILEVIYGRTKRAHSLINKDIHSLLEISKAKDKQLRKCELFSGQYEKENTELQRQAAALKEKLEDEVSLKDAALGEIRQLRLSLQNVLESKEKCVAQSESPLLITNLNSDLILPHMGKEEVRTILKEILVEIENSNSEEINRLKQRTAKLMEELCVIRQDNEYLRNLVDAGLLEELQKAEERITFLNGQLKVSQERHNVLREASIQDKVNANDEVERLYERYAEMKVTIKNNEGALERSKEMEEALINENNQLHEELESFKERFGADGLLPITEKAETKRAMEGWKRKCQRLQESFEKERRALKEENTWLHRQLAEESSLCTELQHRKAELENSLEKSEEKIRTMHRKLEERQDALACLEEKRVILETKLSCLEKVNGELQNELSKERSEAEGNLLDMRTEFEATAKDLKRHQREGNNLVTKVFLLENAKEKLQQELNEKERKMTISLESLAEERSRLSEKVRDLRISLEEEVRRRLDLEEKMQQIVKISVMEKEQNQLNAIAECPSFEQIGKTKLRDGFKTDLNNPLQQTSIDGDFSTLSQEFTSRDNTHLS; encoded by the exons ATGGTAGAGGAGAAGATAAAAGAAGTAGAGGAGATCACAGCTGAGAAAGAGGAACTCGAATCAGACATTCAAAATACGCTCCAAAAACTATGGGCTAAAGAAACGGAGCTCCACAACCAACGAGAGTCTTCCGTAGAGAACGAGAAACGCTTGCTTGACAGCTTGAAGCAGGAGAAAGCGCATTCACAGCAGCTTGAGATTCAGGTTCAGCTTTTGAcaaatcaaaatgaaatgttacaaGAACAGGTTTTTCAGCTGGAACATAAACTGTCAGTAGCGAAAGAACATGCTGCAAATGCAGAGCATAAATTGCCACTCGAGTGTACCAATGAATCTTTGAGAACGGTGACTCTTGGATTGATGGATCAAATAGCTGATGGAACGCCAGCTCatgatcaaaacaaaacaaggcgTTGCTCCGCTGATATGTTATCTAGTCCAATTTCAGAAAATGCAAGTTACTATTCAAGCAGTTCTGAAAAATATAGCGACAGAGCAGATGGTGAGCAAGACGATCTTTCTGAAGAATTCAAGGCCATGACTTTGAGAGAACAGGACAATTGCCTTCAAGGAGAGATGAAAACCGTAACATTGAGCATTGAGGACCTTTGGCACAAAATCACTGATGCTGACTTTAAATTCCATGATAAAACAACGTTCGTACGAAAAGACTCAAAAAGTCTTCTAAGGGATATTTACCGGGCATACTGTAAAGAAAAATCAAAGGTAGTGGATTTAAACGAACAGAATGCTCGGCAGTTGAGGCATTTGGAAGAAGTCCAAGAAGCTCTTTGCGTAACTGAAGGTAGGATCCAACGGATTTGGGTCAATTTCTCTCTTCATGAAGAGAAAGACGAGGAAATCCATGGGCCTTGGACAAACGGGGATCCAAAAACAGAGGTAACAGAAGGATCTCTTGAGAGGATTGAAAGCCTTCTTTCCAGGTATAAGGCTACTTTGGAAGAAAATCAAGATCTGAAGCGACTAAGCGTTTCATATGAAGATAAACTGAGCGAATTGAAAGGTCTTGTGGCAAAATTAAGACAAGAAGTAGGGGAAATTTCAAAAGAACTTGAAATAAAATGTGCAAGATGGGAGGAACTCAGGCTTTCGATGAACAAAATTATTGAAGACAAGGATATTGAAATTGAGATACTTAAAGAGCAACttcaagagaaagaaaaaagagaaaagcaaaTAAACATTGAAGACTACGACGCTGGAATGGGCACTAAATGCCCGGACGAGATCCTGGAAAAACTGTTGCGAAGTAAAGAAAACGATCTTGATGCACACAAACGAAAACACGAAAGTGAAGAATTGGGCTTACAAGAAGAGATTCGAGACTTGCGTGAAACATTAGAAAAGGTGAGTCGTGGCAAAAACGATCTACAGGAATACTGTAATCTACTTAAAGAGGCCTTACAGACATCAGAATTGGAAAGTAACGCTGTTCTGGAAAGAGAGAAGTCTCTTAAGGAGTCGATAGAGCAAGGGAAAAAGAGGGAAGAGAAACTATATCTCGTCGCTAGAGAGCTTTACGAAGAGGTTCAAATAGAGAAGCACGAAGCGTTCTCTCATGAAGCAACTAGTGCCGCTTTGTTTGAGAAAGTAAAATGCCTGGAAATGGCAATTCAGGCAAATGAGCAAGAGAGACAAGTGGACAAAAAGAACCTCAAAAATTCCAAGGAAACGGAACAGTATTTACAGTGCTCATTGCAACAAGCGTTAGCGGAGCTTTTTGAACTGAAAGCTAAACATGATACTGTTCCTGAAGAAGGCAAGGACCGACCAGCAGCAGAACATCGAGATGAACAGCAAAGGTTATTACTAGAGCGCCTGGAAGAGGTCGGGACTGTTCTTCGTTCCACGTTGGAAAAGGCCGTCAGGGATTTGCAAGAAAACGTACTAAGAGTAGATGAATTCTGCGAGGAGAACAAGAGACTTAGGAAAGAAGTTAACCAAAGTAAAATGACTTCAAATGCGTTAAAGAAGTCCAACCTACGTCTTGAAGCGTCGCTTCAAGCAATGAAGGACAATCTACTGGATGAGGTTAAGGCTAAAAAGGAGCTTGAAGTTTTGTTAGTGAAATCAAACGATAAGTGGGAACCGAAACAAACGGAATGCAAATACAACCAAAGCTTTGACGAGCAGTTCACTTCATCGCAACTGCCCGGCATAAGAGAAGCAGATACAAGTGATACATTTGCATCTACGAGTGAGTCCTGTTTACAAAGCCAGAAGAAAAGTGGGAAGCTTAAAGGTTTCGGAAAGCGGAAGCTTATTCCCAAGGCTATTAGTAAACACTTGAGTTCCTCTTcttcaaattttgaaaagagCCCCAGGTGCGACATCCTTGAGAAAACAGAAATAACAGAGCGAGAACAGCGATTGCGAAATATTTTGATGACTGTTCAACGCGATAAAGAAGAGCTCGAACAGGACGTAGAATCACTATCTGATGAGCTTCAAAGAGCAAAGGCGCAACTTCAGAACTATGAAAATTTAAACGAAAACATGCGAGAAGAAGCTAACAGGAACGTTCGAGAAACATTGGAAATAAAGAAGATCTTGGAAGTCATTTATGGAAGGACAAAGCGCGCTCATAGCCTCATAAACAAAGACATTCACAGCCTGCTAGAGATTTCAAAGGCGAAGGACAAGCAGTTGAGGAAGTGCGAGTTATTTTCTGGACAATATGAGAAGGAAAATACCGAATTGCAAAGACAAGCAGCAGCACTAAAGGAAAAACTCGAAGATGAAGTGTCTCTCAAAGACGCAGCGCTTGGAGAAATAAGGCAGCTAAGACTTTCGTTGCAAAatgtccttgaatctaaagaaAAGTGTGTGGCACAGTCGGAATCACCCCTACTGATCACTAACTTGAACTCCGATCTCATTTTACCTCACATGGGAAAGGAAGAGGTTCGTACTATATTAAAAGAAATCCTAGTAGAAATTGAAAATTCCAATTCCGAAGAGATTAATCGCCTGAAACAAAGGACCGCTAAATTAATGGAGGAGCTTTGTGTTATTCGACAAGATAACGAGTATCTGAGAAATCTGGTTGACGCCGGTTTGCTTGAGGAACTACAAAAGGCGGAGGAGAGAATAACCTTCCTTAATGGTCAGCTTAAAGTTAGCCAAGAAAGGCACAACGTACTTAGAGAGGCTTCCATCCAAGACAAGGTTAACGCAAACGACGAGGTGGAGAGGTTGTATGAACGTTACGCTGAGATGAAGGTAACAATTAAGAACAACGAGGGGGCTTTAGAAAGAAGTAAGGAGATGGAGGAAGCATTGATTAACGAAAATAATCAGCTTCATGAAGAGTTAGAGTCCTTCAAAGAGCGTTTTGGTGCGGACGGTTTGTTACCGATTACGGAGAAGGCTGAAACAAAAAGGGCAATGGAAGGATGGAAAAGAAAATGCCAACGGCTTCAAGAAAGCTTCGAAAAAGAAAGGAGGGCCTTGAAAGAAGAAAATACCTGGCTGCATAGGCAGTTGGCCGAGGAAAGTTCTTTATGCACTGAACTTCAACATCGTAAAGCTGAACTTGAAAATTCCCTTGAAAAATCAGAGGAAAAAATACGGACAATGCATAGAAAACTGGAAGAACGGCAAGACGCTCTAGCTTGTCTTGAGGAAAAGCGTGTTATACTTGAAACTAAGCTTTCATGTCTTGAGAAGGTGAACGGGGAACTGCAAAATGAATTGAGCAAAGAAAGGTCCGAGGCCGAGGGGAACCTCTTGGATATGCGCACCGAGTTCGAGGCCACGGCCAAAGATCTGAAACGGCACCAGCGGGAAGGGAACAATCTAGTCACCAAAGTGTTTCTGCTGgaaaatgcaaaagaaaaactgcAACAGGAACTCAACGAAAAAGAGCGTAAGATGACGATTAGTTTGGAATCTCTTGCGGAAGAGCGAAGTAGGCTCAGCGAGAAGGTCAGAGACCTGAGGATTTCCCTGGAGGAAGAAGTCAGGAGAAGATTAGATCTCGAGGAAAAGATGCAACAGATTGTCAAAATTTCAGTGATGGAAAAGGAACAGAATCAGCTGAATGCCATTGCGGAATGTCCGAGTTTTGAGCAGATTGGGAAG ACAAAACTGAGGGATGGATTCAAAACAGACTTAAATAATCCACTTCAACAGACATCAATAGATGGAGACTTTAGCACGCTGTCGCAAGAGTTCACTTCCAGAGACAATACACATCTTTCCTAA
- the LOC140927152 gene encoding uncharacterized protein isoform X1, whose translation MVEEKIKEVEEITAEKEELESDIQNTLQKLWAKETELHNQRESSVENEKRLLDSLKQEKAHSQQLEIQVQLLTNQNEMLQEQVFQLEHKLSVAKEHAANAEHKLPLECTNESLRTVTLGLMDQIADGTPAHDQNKTRRCSADMLSSPISENASYYSSSSEKYSDRADGEQDDLSEEFKAMTLREQDNCLQGEMKTVTLSIEDLWHKITDADFKFHDKTTFVRKDSKSLLRDIYRAYCKEKSKVVDLNEQNARQLRHLEEVQEALCVTEGRIQRIWVNFSLHEEKDEEIHGPWTNGDPKTEVTEGSLERIESLLSRYKATLEENQDLKRLSVSYEDKLSELKGLVAKLRQEVGEISKELEIKCARWEELRLSMNKIIEDKDIEIEILKEQLQEKEKREKQINIEDYDAGMGTKCPDEILEKLLRSKENDLDAHKRKHESEELGLQEEIRDLRETLEKVSRGKNDLQEYCNLLKEALQTSELESNAVLEREKSLKESIEQGKKREEKLYLVARELYEEVQIEKHEAFSHEATSAALFEKVKCLEMAIQANEQERQVDKKNLKNSKETEQYLQCSLQQALAELFELKAKHDTVPEEGKDRPAAEHRDEQQRLLLERLEEVGTVLRSTLEKAVRDLQENVLRVDEFCEENKRLRKEVNQSKMTSNALKKSNLRLEASLQAMKDNLLDEVKAKKELEVLLVKSNDKWEPKQTECKYNQSFDEQFTSSQLPGIREADTSDTFASTSESCLQSQKKSGKLKGFGKRKLIPKAISKHLSSSSSNFEKSPRCDILEKTEITEREQRLRNILMTVQRDKEELEQDVESLSDELQRAKAQLQNYENLNENMREEANRNVRETLEIKKILEVIYGRTKRAHSLINKDIHSLLEISKAKDKQLRKCELFSGQYEKENTELQRQAAALKEKLEDEVSLKDAALGEIRQLRLSLQNVLESKEKCVAQSESPLLITNLNSDLILPHMGKEEVRTILKEILVEIENSNSEEINRLKQRTAKLMEELCVIRQDNEYLRNLVDAGLLEELQKAEERITFLNGQLKVSQERHNVLREASIQDKVNANDEVERLYERYAEMKVTIKNNEGALERSKEMEEALINENNQLHEELESFKERFGADGLLPITEKAETKRAMEGWKRKCQRLQESFEKERRALKEENTWLHRQLAEESSLCTELQHRKAELENSLEKSEEKIRTMHRKLEERQDALACLEEKRVILETKLSCLEKVNGELQNELSKERSEAEGNLLDMRTEFEATAKDLKRHQREGNNLVTKVFLLENAKEKLQQELNEKERKMTISLESLAEERSRLSEKVRDLRISLEEEVRRRLDLEEKMQQIVKISVMEKEQNQLNAIAECPSFEQIGKQTKLRDGFKTDLNNPLQQTSIDGDFSTLSQEFTSRDNTHLS comes from the exons ATGGTAGAGGAGAAGATAAAAGAAGTAGAGGAGATCACAGCTGAGAAAGAGGAACTCGAATCAGACATTCAAAATACGCTCCAAAAACTATGGGCTAAAGAAACGGAGCTCCACAACCAACGAGAGTCTTCCGTAGAGAACGAGAAACGCTTGCTTGACAGCTTGAAGCAGGAGAAAGCGCATTCACAGCAGCTTGAGATTCAGGTTCAGCTTTTGAcaaatcaaaatgaaatgttacaaGAACAGGTTTTTCAGCTGGAACATAAACTGTCAGTAGCGAAAGAACATGCTGCAAATGCAGAGCATAAATTGCCACTCGAGTGTACCAATGAATCTTTGAGAACGGTGACTCTTGGATTGATGGATCAAATAGCTGATGGAACGCCAGCTCatgatcaaaacaaaacaaggcgTTGCTCCGCTGATATGTTATCTAGTCCAATTTCAGAAAATGCAAGTTACTATTCAAGCAGTTCTGAAAAATATAGCGACAGAGCAGATGGTGAGCAAGACGATCTTTCTGAAGAATTCAAGGCCATGACTTTGAGAGAACAGGACAATTGCCTTCAAGGAGAGATGAAAACCGTAACATTGAGCATTGAGGACCTTTGGCACAAAATCACTGATGCTGACTTTAAATTCCATGATAAAACAACGTTCGTACGAAAAGACTCAAAAAGTCTTCTAAGGGATATTTACCGGGCATACTGTAAAGAAAAATCAAAGGTAGTGGATTTAAACGAACAGAATGCTCGGCAGTTGAGGCATTTGGAAGAAGTCCAAGAAGCTCTTTGCGTAACTGAAGGTAGGATCCAACGGATTTGGGTCAATTTCTCTCTTCATGAAGAGAAAGACGAGGAAATCCATGGGCCTTGGACAAACGGGGATCCAAAAACAGAGGTAACAGAAGGATCTCTTGAGAGGATTGAAAGCCTTCTTTCCAGGTATAAGGCTACTTTGGAAGAAAATCAAGATCTGAAGCGACTAAGCGTTTCATATGAAGATAAACTGAGCGAATTGAAAGGTCTTGTGGCAAAATTAAGACAAGAAGTAGGGGAAATTTCAAAAGAACTTGAAATAAAATGTGCAAGATGGGAGGAACTCAGGCTTTCGATGAACAAAATTATTGAAGACAAGGATATTGAAATTGAGATACTTAAAGAGCAACttcaagagaaagaaaaaagagaaaagcaaaTAAACATTGAAGACTACGACGCTGGAATGGGCACTAAATGCCCGGACGAGATCCTGGAAAAACTGTTGCGAAGTAAAGAAAACGATCTTGATGCACACAAACGAAAACACGAAAGTGAAGAATTGGGCTTACAAGAAGAGATTCGAGACTTGCGTGAAACATTAGAAAAGGTGAGTCGTGGCAAAAACGATCTACAGGAATACTGTAATCTACTTAAAGAGGCCTTACAGACATCAGAATTGGAAAGTAACGCTGTTCTGGAAAGAGAGAAGTCTCTTAAGGAGTCGATAGAGCAAGGGAAAAAGAGGGAAGAGAAACTATATCTCGTCGCTAGAGAGCTTTACGAAGAGGTTCAAATAGAGAAGCACGAAGCGTTCTCTCATGAAGCAACTAGTGCCGCTTTGTTTGAGAAAGTAAAATGCCTGGAAATGGCAATTCAGGCAAATGAGCAAGAGAGACAAGTGGACAAAAAGAACCTCAAAAATTCCAAGGAAACGGAACAGTATTTACAGTGCTCATTGCAACAAGCGTTAGCGGAGCTTTTTGAACTGAAAGCTAAACATGATACTGTTCCTGAAGAAGGCAAGGACCGACCAGCAGCAGAACATCGAGATGAACAGCAAAGGTTATTACTAGAGCGCCTGGAAGAGGTCGGGACTGTTCTTCGTTCCACGTTGGAAAAGGCCGTCAGGGATTTGCAAGAAAACGTACTAAGAGTAGATGAATTCTGCGAGGAGAACAAGAGACTTAGGAAAGAAGTTAACCAAAGTAAAATGACTTCAAATGCGTTAAAGAAGTCCAACCTACGTCTTGAAGCGTCGCTTCAAGCAATGAAGGACAATCTACTGGATGAGGTTAAGGCTAAAAAGGAGCTTGAAGTTTTGTTAGTGAAATCAAACGATAAGTGGGAACCGAAACAAACGGAATGCAAATACAACCAAAGCTTTGACGAGCAGTTCACTTCATCGCAACTGCCCGGCATAAGAGAAGCAGATACAAGTGATACATTTGCATCTACGAGTGAGTCCTGTTTACAAAGCCAGAAGAAAAGTGGGAAGCTTAAAGGTTTCGGAAAGCGGAAGCTTATTCCCAAGGCTATTAGTAAACACTTGAGTTCCTCTTcttcaaattttgaaaagagCCCCAGGTGCGACATCCTTGAGAAAACAGAAATAACAGAGCGAGAACAGCGATTGCGAAATATTTTGATGACTGTTCAACGCGATAAAGAAGAGCTCGAACAGGACGTAGAATCACTATCTGATGAGCTTCAAAGAGCAAAGGCGCAACTTCAGAACTATGAAAATTTAAACGAAAACATGCGAGAAGAAGCTAACAGGAACGTTCGAGAAACATTGGAAATAAAGAAGATCTTGGAAGTCATTTATGGAAGGACAAAGCGCGCTCATAGCCTCATAAACAAAGACATTCACAGCCTGCTAGAGATTTCAAAGGCGAAGGACAAGCAGTTGAGGAAGTGCGAGTTATTTTCTGGACAATATGAGAAGGAAAATACCGAATTGCAAAGACAAGCAGCAGCACTAAAGGAAAAACTCGAAGATGAAGTGTCTCTCAAAGACGCAGCGCTTGGAGAAATAAGGCAGCTAAGACTTTCGTTGCAAAatgtccttgaatctaaagaaAAGTGTGTGGCACAGTCGGAATCACCCCTACTGATCACTAACTTGAACTCCGATCTCATTTTACCTCACATGGGAAAGGAAGAGGTTCGTACTATATTAAAAGAAATCCTAGTAGAAATTGAAAATTCCAATTCCGAAGAGATTAATCGCCTGAAACAAAGGACCGCTAAATTAATGGAGGAGCTTTGTGTTATTCGACAAGATAACGAGTATCTGAGAAATCTGGTTGACGCCGGTTTGCTTGAGGAACTACAAAAGGCGGAGGAGAGAATAACCTTCCTTAATGGTCAGCTTAAAGTTAGCCAAGAAAGGCACAACGTACTTAGAGAGGCTTCCATCCAAGACAAGGTTAACGCAAACGACGAGGTGGAGAGGTTGTATGAACGTTACGCTGAGATGAAGGTAACAATTAAGAACAACGAGGGGGCTTTAGAAAGAAGTAAGGAGATGGAGGAAGCATTGATTAACGAAAATAATCAGCTTCATGAAGAGTTAGAGTCCTTCAAAGAGCGTTTTGGTGCGGACGGTTTGTTACCGATTACGGAGAAGGCTGAAACAAAAAGGGCAATGGAAGGATGGAAAAGAAAATGCCAACGGCTTCAAGAAAGCTTCGAAAAAGAAAGGAGGGCCTTGAAAGAAGAAAATACCTGGCTGCATAGGCAGTTGGCCGAGGAAAGTTCTTTATGCACTGAACTTCAACATCGTAAAGCTGAACTTGAAAATTCCCTTGAAAAATCAGAGGAAAAAATACGGACAATGCATAGAAAACTGGAAGAACGGCAAGACGCTCTAGCTTGTCTTGAGGAAAAGCGTGTTATACTTGAAACTAAGCTTTCATGTCTTGAGAAGGTGAACGGGGAACTGCAAAATGAATTGAGCAAAGAAAGGTCCGAGGCCGAGGGGAACCTCTTGGATATGCGCACCGAGTTCGAGGCCACGGCCAAAGATCTGAAACGGCACCAGCGGGAAGGGAACAATCTAGTCACCAAAGTGTTTCTGCTGgaaaatgcaaaagaaaaactgcAACAGGAACTCAACGAAAAAGAGCGTAAGATGACGATTAGTTTGGAATCTCTTGCGGAAGAGCGAAGTAGGCTCAGCGAGAAGGTCAGAGACCTGAGGATTTCCCTGGAGGAAGAAGTCAGGAGAAGATTAGATCTCGAGGAAAAGATGCAACAGATTGTCAAAATTTCAGTGATGGAAAAGGAACAGAATCAGCTGAATGCCATTGCGGAATGTCCGAGTTTTGAGCAGATTGGGAAG CAGACAAAACTGAGGGATGGATTCAAAACAGACTTAAATAATCCACTTCAACAGACATCAATAGATGGAGACTTTAGCACGCTGTCGCAAGAGTTCACTTCCAGAGACAATACACATCTTTCCTAA